TGTTAGTATTCAGTGTGATGGTtgtggacgtgtgtgtgtgtgtgtgtgtgtgtgtgtgtgtgtgtcaaggaGAGGCACTGGGGCAGTGGCCAtgtgggctccacactcaccgAAGTCGCTGGAACACATCTGTTCCATGAGGCCATCAGCACTGTGCTCCATTTCACACTGGGCACAGATCTTGGTCACTgtgaagagagaagcaggggtggAGACGAGGGAGGCTCATGAGGGGATCAGAGTTCAATAAACCACTTAGAGCCCAGGCTAATGACTGAAGAGCCACCTCCCCCTGCCAAGCCTCCACTCTGTCATCAGGAACTGGGATGACGGTACCGATGGTCACTGAGGGGTTGTGAGGTTCAAAAGAGATAAGGTTGCATGGGGACAAAACTGTCCCAGTGGGCACCACTGCTCCATGGCCCTGGCAACTGCAACCATGACGTGGGCTGTCTTCTaaactttgtttcatttaatcctcagactATGAAGTATTactattcaagaaaagaaaactgaggtccagagtggCTACCCACTCTGCAAAACTATTGAGAAGTGAGTGTAGGACTCAGGATTTGAGGCTCCCAGGCTAGTGCTGCAGTAGGGGTAATCTGCAGGGGCTTTCTAGGAACACATGTCCAGGAAGGTGGGGGACAAGTGACACTGCCAGGACAGGGACTGTGGTAAACTGAGGGGACCACCCTCTAAGGTGGGTGGCTTAGCGTGGCCAGAACTTCTGATTTTTCCAGGGAAGCCAcaactcttaatttttatatgaaatattttgttttattggcCACACACACGCTTTGGGCTGCCTCTGGTTCTCAGGCCACCACACAGCACCTGACCTCTGTCCCATGTCTCTGCCTCCAGGTAGATGTCCCATCACAGGGGAAGGTGGGCTTCAAAGAGGGCAGGACTGTGCGGGCGGGGCCAGGTGGGGTTCCGAGCCTGGGATTTCCCTGCCTTACAGGCTGTTAATATTGGGGTTCCAAGGAAACCAGAAAAAGGAATCATGCCAGGATCCCTGTTAGGGACTGCACTGTCTCTGCTTGAGCTggctgtctctcccctgcttcctgACCCCAGCACAGggtatttcccttctctccacactCTCCACACCCAGTCTCAGGACCCCTACCTGACTCTCAGGAGGGGACGTGGGGGTGCAGGACCAAGGGCTGTGTGGGTGAGGCGAGCCCTGAGGGGGTGGGTAGGGTGGTCAGACAAGAAAAGGGGAAAGCAGTGCTGCCTCCTGGGGAAGTTGCAGCATCAGGGGCTCCTTAGACTCCTGACAAACTGCCCAGACACAGCTCTCCTGCTCATGCCGCTGTTTATTCCCCGGTCTGGTGCCCAGCCCAGGCTTACTCTGCTTGGAAGGAGTTTGGCGTTTGGGGCGGGCCATGGGGCGCACAGGGAAGGGAGGCTGAGGCCAGGGAGAGATTAGGGGTAATGGGACTGGGGGCGGTTGGGAGGTGGCACGTAGGATCTCACGGGTTTCTGGAACCTGAGCTGGCTTCCTATATTACTTATGGGAAAACCGAAGCTCCAAGCTCAGCAGCTCTCCCAAGGGCTCCTTGTCAGTGGCAGACGCTGGCAATCTGCTCTTTCTTCCTGCATTGAGCTTTTACCCCAAGGCCTCCCAACCTGGGGGATTggggaagagagtgggagaaTTTGGGGTTCCCAGGTGCAGAAAATGGGGGGTGTGAGTGTTGGGGGGTGGAAACCATAGCCTAGGAGCGTGCTTACCCCAGTCTTCACTAaaccccttccctccacccttctcCCTTCCCGAGGTCCCAACACGGGATGGGAGTGATGCTTGTTTTGGTGCCCTGGGGTCCAGAGCTGTGGAGGAGGTGAACGGGCTTGGGCATTGTTTAGCGACCCTGGGCATTCTTGGGCTTAGGCCACAAGGCATTTATGGGGATGCCCCAGGATGGGGGGACAGCATTGGGGCTACCCAGGGATTCCAGAGGTTTAGGAAGGTGGGCGCTGCCAGGGACCCCAGGGGCGTCTTCAGGAACGGAGTTGGAATGGGGAGAACCCGCGAGCTTTGTCCAGAGCCTGGGAAGGCACTAGTCTGGCAGAGTGTGGGAGGTGGGAAGGCTGGAAGGCTGTGGGGGACAGTTCCCGGGGTACGCAGGGCTGAGCGAAAgcggtgtgtgggtgtgggtgtgggtgtgggtgtgggtgtgtgtggtggggtgccATCTCCGGGAGGCTAAGGGCCCAGCTCGCGGGCGCCCGGGGCTGTCGGAGCGCGCGGGGgcgagggcggcggcggcgctacCTGGAGGCGCGGTGGCAGGCAGGTGTCCGAACTGCACAGCGATGCAGAGGTCGTTGTCCAGGGGGAACTTGTGGCAGTGCAGCATCTCGGGCCAGGGGAAGCCGTAGGCCTCCATGAGCGGCGCGCAGCCGGCGCGCACGGCCTCGCACAGCGAGCGGCACGGGTAGATGGGCCGGTCGAGGCAGACGGGCGCGAAGAGCGAGCAGAGGAAGACCTGCGTGTCCGAGTGGCAGCGCTTGGCCAGCAGCGGCAGCCAGCTGCTCGCCTGCTGCTTCACCTCGGCCAGGCTCTCGTGCTCCAGCAGGTTGGGCAGCCGCATGCGCTTGTAGCCCACGGTGTGGCAGAGCGGCAGGTCGGCGGGGATGTCGAGGCACTGCGGCGGCTTGGAGTACGAGCGCCCGTGCAGCGGCTCGGCCTGCCAGCCGTAGTAGTACTCCTCGCCGCGCGCCGGCGCCCCGTGAAGCGCCCCCAGCAGCAGCGCCAGCGCGGCCGCCCGcgcgccccccgccgccgcccgcatGGCTGCGCACACCCCGGCCTCTCGGTGCGCGGCGCCCCCAGCTGCCCCGGCGCgcgcccgccgccccgccgctCCCCTGCAGCCGCCGCCGAGGTGGCCCGAGTGCTCGGCTCCCGGGCGCACCGAGTGATCCTGGCGCCTCCCACCTCGGGGCTCCGGGCCCGGCCT
The sequence above is drawn from the Panthera tigris isolate Pti1 chromosome D2, P.tigris_Pti1_mat1.1, whole genome shotgun sequence genome and encodes:
- the SFRP5 gene encoding secreted frizzled-related protein 5 translates to MRAAAGGARAAALALLLGALHGAPARGEEYYYGWQAEPLHGRSYSKPPQCLDIPADLPLCHTVGYKRMRLPNLLEHESLAEVKQQASSWLPLLAKRCHSDTQVFLCSLFAPVCLDRPIYPCRSLCEAVRAGCAPLMEAYGFPWPEMLHCHKFPLDNDLCIAVQFGHLPATAPPVTKICAQCEMEHSADGLMEQMCSSDFVVKMRIKEIKIENGDRKLIGAQKKKKLLKPGPLKRKDTKRLVLHMKNGASCPCPQLDSLAGSFLVMGRKVDGQLLLMAVYRWDKKNKEMKFAVKFMFSYPCSLYYPFFYGAAEPH